Proteins encoded in a region of the uncultured Paludibaculum sp. genome:
- a CDS encoding TonB-dependent receptor, translating to MCLALVTLLAGIAIGQETTGSISGQVTDASGAAIPNAKVDVTGGSLPQPITVTSDATGLFQLSNVPAGVYTVNATAQGFSMVKKTSVPVNLGRATRVDFKMEVGQVTESVVINADVVMVDTSSSSSAINVDKTFFDLIPKGRSFYDLVNLAPGARDEGKAGGYQVDGASGSENTFYLDGMEVTNVQTGVLSSQNKIPVEMVQQVQVKNGVMEAQYGGAMGGVVNAVVRSGSNDFHGQVGFYYNNDSMSARLRPTLEMDPFDASRQKIRYFQNSLDDFSTWNPVFSVGGPMIKNKLFFFSGYMPTTTTTNRTVTFNSNNQTSTFTNKARQHYLSNKVDYVPFSKLRMNASWIWNPTYNRGNLPARQGTDDPNRNWAGLGDYTAGNIISGQVDYLATSKLIISFRGGYSYYNNTNRYALSDTTYIYSTANTMFSGLPSNLTVTSLGWVQQGTPRQDYNIYKRVNLNADASYMGNWKGQHNIKFGWQTNRLSNSVANLSYPAGYYRFYWDQAYSCVTTQCTGQQRGTYGYYRWYTYGDNGDASSDNQGLFVQDNWRVNKHLTLNLGLRMEREFLPSFAKLGLAAAPPIEFNWGKKISPRVGGAWDPKGDGKMRLYASFGYFYDVMKYEMPRGSFGGALYVTNFYTIDDPQVFNQLKTYGYPKDPSKLPGRFLESVDWRIPSNDPQSCEKQGLSCTGMTIDKDLKPMKQRMLDIGYDYSFSSTLVGSARYTNRRLIRTIEDVGTLGAGGEVYYIANPGYGLTVDPNTWEAGFPVTPKAIRNYDALEFRIDKRFAKNYQFAASYTWSRSYGNYSGLASSDEPDTSGVGRTAPNVNRYFDLPWIGYTEQGTMAEGRLATDRPHTFKFFGGYTLKSLLGNTTISPNIQLYSGVPLTSQINAISTVPVYPYGRGDLGRTPVFYNFDMNLMHDFAPFKSHEAMRLRFEFTVFNLFNSSIVTNKYTDMLHDDYGQLQFAHDADIFKGFNTLQLMKAQNRLLDPQYNLASNFQGPRTARLQLSFFF from the coding sequence GTGTGCCTGGCATTAGTTACCTTACTAGCCGGCATAGCGATCGGTCAGGAGACAACGGGTAGCATTTCCGGTCAAGTGACCGATGCTTCCGGTGCGGCAATTCCGAATGCGAAGGTTGACGTCACGGGGGGCTCGCTGCCTCAGCCGATTACCGTCACATCGGACGCCACCGGTCTGTTCCAGCTCAGCAACGTTCCGGCCGGCGTCTACACAGTAAACGCCACGGCTCAAGGTTTCTCGATGGTCAAGAAGACGTCGGTGCCAGTGAATCTCGGCCGCGCCACTCGCGTCGATTTCAAGATGGAAGTCGGTCAGGTCACCGAAAGCGTCGTCATCAACGCTGACGTGGTGATGGTCGACACCTCTTCTAGTTCTTCGGCCATCAACGTTGACAAAACGTTCTTTGACCTCATCCCCAAAGGTCGCAGCTTCTACGACCTTGTGAATCTCGCCCCCGGCGCGCGCGACGAAGGCAAGGCGGGCGGATACCAGGTGGACGGCGCTTCCGGTTCGGAAAACACCTTCTACCTCGACGGTATGGAAGTGACCAACGTCCAGACTGGCGTCCTCAGCAGCCAGAACAAGATCCCAGTGGAAATGGTCCAGCAGGTTCAGGTCAAGAATGGCGTCATGGAGGCCCAGTACGGCGGCGCGATGGGCGGTGTTGTGAACGCCGTTGTCCGCAGCGGCTCCAATGATTTCCACGGTCAGGTCGGCTTCTATTACAACAACGACAGCATGTCGGCCCGCCTTCGTCCAACCCTGGAAATGGATCCCTTTGACGCGTCACGCCAGAAGATCCGCTATTTCCAGAACTCGCTGGATGACTTCAGCACGTGGAACCCGGTGTTCTCGGTAGGTGGCCCCATGATCAAGAACAAGCTGTTCTTCTTCAGTGGCTACATGCCGACCACGACCACCACCAATCGCACAGTCACGTTCAATTCGAACAATCAGACCTCCACCTTCACCAACAAAGCTCGGCAACACTACCTCAGCAATAAGGTGGATTACGTGCCCTTCAGCAAGCTTCGCATGAATGCCAGCTGGATCTGGAATCCGACCTACAACCGTGGCAACCTGCCAGCGCGCCAGGGGACCGATGATCCCAACCGGAACTGGGCTGGATTGGGCGACTATACAGCCGGCAACATCATCTCCGGTCAGGTCGACTATCTCGCAACCAGCAAGCTGATCATCAGTTTCCGAGGCGGATACAGTTACTACAACAACACCAATCGATACGCCCTCTCGGATACAACCTACATCTATAGCACAGCGAACACGATGTTCAGCGGGCTTCCGTCGAACCTGACTGTGACCTCTTTGGGATGGGTCCAGCAGGGAACCCCACGGCAGGATTACAACATCTACAAGAGGGTGAATCTCAACGCCGACGCCAGCTATATGGGCAACTGGAAGGGCCAGCACAATATCAAGTTTGGCTGGCAGACCAACCGCCTCTCCAACTCCGTCGCCAATCTCTCCTACCCGGCCGGCTACTACCGCTTCTATTGGGACCAAGCCTATAGCTGCGTGACGACCCAGTGCACCGGGCAGCAGCGCGGTACCTACGGCTACTATCGCTGGTACACCTACGGTGATAATGGCGACGCCTCCAGCGACAACCAGGGGCTCTTCGTACAGGACAACTGGCGCGTCAACAAGCACTTGACCTTGAACTTGGGTCTGCGCATGGAGCGTGAGTTCCTGCCCAGCTTCGCCAAGCTTGGCCTTGCTGCCGCTCCTCCCATTGAGTTCAACTGGGGCAAGAAGATCAGCCCGCGCGTCGGCGGCGCGTGGGATCCCAAGGGCGACGGCAAGATGCGCCTCTACGCTTCGTTTGGCTACTTTTACGACGTGATGAAGTACGAGATGCCGCGCGGTTCCTTCGGTGGCGCCCTCTACGTCACAAATTTCTACACCATTGACGATCCGCAGGTTTTCAATCAGTTGAAGACTTACGGCTATCCCAAAGACCCGTCGAAACTACCTGGCCGTTTCCTGGAGAGCGTCGACTGGCGCATTCCGTCCAACGACCCGCAGTCCTGCGAGAAACAGGGCCTGTCCTGCACGGGCATGACAATTGACAAAGACCTGAAGCCCATGAAGCAACGCATGCTAGACATTGGGTACGACTACAGCTTCAGCTCGACACTCGTTGGGTCGGCGCGCTACACGAACCGCCGCCTCATTCGCACCATTGAAGACGTCGGGACTCTCGGCGCCGGCGGCGAAGTGTACTACATTGCCAATCCGGGTTATGGCCTCACCGTCGACCCCAATACCTGGGAGGCTGGTTTCCCGGTCACGCCCAAAGCGATTCGCAACTATGACGCCCTGGAGTTCCGCATCGACAAGCGCTTTGCGAAGAACTACCAGTTTGCCGCCAGCTATACCTGGTCGCGCTCTTACGGGAACTACTCCGGCCTGGCGAGTTCTGACGAGCCCGACACGAGCGGCGTGGGCCGGACAGCCCCGAACGTGAACCGCTACTTCGACCTTCCCTGGATTGGCTACACGGAGCAGGGCACGATGGCGGAAGGCCGTCTCGCGACCGACCGTCCGCATACCTTCAAGTTCTTTGGCGGCTATACCCTGAAGAGCCTGCTGGGCAACACCACGATTTCGCCCAACATCCAGCTGTACTCCGGCGTCCCGCTTACTTCGCAAATCAACGCGATCTCTACGGTTCCGGTTTACCCCTATGGCCGTGGCGACCTCGGGCGCACGCCCGTATTCTACAACTTTGACATGAATTTGATGCACGACTTCGCTCCCTTCAAGAGTCATGAAGCCATGCGCTTGCGCTTCGAATTCACGGTGTTCAACTTGTTCAACAGCAGCATTGTGACCAACAAGTACACCGACATGCTGCACGACGATTACGGGCAGCTCCAGTTTGCTCATGACGCCGATATCTTTAAGGGGTTCAATACCCTCCAGTTGATGAAGGCGCAGAATCGGCTCCTGGACCCGCAGTACAATCTGGCCAGCAACTTCCAGGGCCCCCGTACCGCTCGTCTCCAGTTGTCGTTCTTCTTCTAG
- a CDS encoding RidA family protein translates to MTRTRKNFSSGAKWEPVVGYSRAVRVGPHVWVAGTTAVDEQSEIVGEGDAYEQARYVFAKIGKALRQAGASLDDVVRTRMFITHLAHQEGVGRAHFEAVGHVRPAATMVQISSLVDSRLLVEIEVDAYVEDGNEPD, encoded by the coding sequence ATGACAAGGACACGGAAGAACTTCTCATCAGGGGCGAAGTGGGAGCCGGTGGTCGGATACTCGCGAGCGGTTCGCGTGGGACCGCACGTTTGGGTGGCGGGGACCACGGCCGTGGACGAACAGAGCGAGATTGTCGGCGAAGGTGACGCGTACGAACAGGCGCGGTATGTCTTCGCCAAGATCGGCAAGGCGCTGCGACAGGCGGGCGCAAGCCTGGATGACGTCGTGCGGACGCGGATGTTCATCACGCATCTGGCACATCAGGAGGGGGTGGGGCGGGCCCACTTCGAGGCGGTAGGGCATGTACGTCCGGCCGCAACGATGGTGCAGATCAGCAGTCTGGTGGATTCGCGGCTGTTGGTCGAGATTGAAGTGGACGCCTACGTGGAGGACGGGAACGAGCCGGACTGA
- a CDS encoding ROK family protein, translating to MSLYGALEAGGTKFVVSVGDDPLQPRDVRRFSTSNNPVETMAEVVAYFQERGPLKGVGVATFGPIDFATGAITNTPKLAWQNFPLRDALRRALNVPVGFDTDVNGAALGEARCGAGKGMENLVYITVGTGIGGGALVSGQLVHGLMHPEMGHLLVRRAAGERADFAGVCPFHGDCLEGLASGPAMNERWGVPAHELPPEHDGWKVEADYLAQACVNLACVVSPQVIVLGGGVMSQRHLFPSVRTRAEELCKGYLPLPAIVPPGLEYPGLSGAFVLAMEAAA from the coding sequence ATGAGCTTGTACGGAGCCTTGGAGGCCGGCGGGACCAAGTTTGTCGTGTCCGTCGGCGATGATCCGTTGCAGCCGCGCGATGTGCGGCGGTTTTCGACTTCGAATAACCCGGTCGAGACAATGGCGGAGGTGGTCGCCTACTTTCAGGAGCGGGGGCCGCTGAAGGGTGTCGGGGTGGCCACATTTGGGCCTATCGACTTTGCCACCGGGGCCATTACGAATACTCCGAAGCTGGCGTGGCAGAACTTCCCGCTACGCGATGCTTTGCGCCGCGCCCTGAACGTCCCCGTCGGGTTCGATACGGACGTGAACGGTGCGGCGCTGGGCGAGGCCCGATGTGGCGCGGGCAAGGGCATGGAGAACCTGGTCTACATCACCGTGGGCACTGGGATCGGCGGCGGAGCCTTGGTCAGCGGCCAGCTTGTGCACGGCCTGATGCATCCCGAGATGGGGCACCTGCTGGTGCGACGGGCGGCGGGCGAGAGAGCGGACTTCGCGGGTGTGTGTCCATTCCATGGTGATTGCCTGGAAGGGTTGGCAAGCGGCCCGGCGATGAATGAGCGTTGGGGCGTGCCGGCGCACGAGTTGCCTCCCGAACACGACGGTTGGAAGGTGGAGGCGGACTATCTGGCGCAAGCGTGCGTGAATCTCGCGTGCGTGGTGTCGCCCCAGGTGATCGTGCTGGGTGGCGGAGTCATGAGCCAGCGGCATCTCTTTCCATCGGTGCGAACCCGGGCGGAGGAGCTCTGCAAGGGCTACCTGCCATTGCCTGCGATTGTGCCGCCGGGGCTGGAGTATCCAGGGTTGAGCGGGGCGTTTGTTCTGGCGATGGAGGCGGCGGCATGA
- a CDS encoding neutral/alkaline non-lysosomal ceramidase N-terminal domain-containing protein, translated as MKPKLFLIALFSTLPHLFGAPTMQAGAAKIEITPSGPIWMAGYAARTKPSEGASPIWAKALALRDAKGTTAVIVTTDLIGLTRAITDVVSARVIEQHKLERSQIVFNSSHTHTGPVIRNNLSIMGPQVEAQRLVIEGYASSLTEKLVTVIGAALGDLQPATLAFDYGEAGFAANRRQTTEKGVVIGVNPAGPVDHKVPVLRVLAADGKVRAVLFGYACHNTTLTAEFYQITGDYAGFAQTAVEKEFPGAVALFMQLCAGDQNPNPRSTMALAEQHGATLGTEVARVVRTSMKPVSGRIKTAYQTTELPFAPHTSDQYTSELQDKNVFKARRAAAMLALYKDGRETRKLQYPVQVIRFDQGFTLVALAGEVVIDYSLWVQRTFPNERLMVAGYSNEVACYIPSARVLREGGYEAVDSMIYYGQPGPFTEEVEPRIQEAVTKAMRRVK; from the coding sequence ATGAAACCTAAGCTCTTTCTGATCGCCCTATTCAGTACTTTGCCGCACCTCTTTGGGGCGCCAACCATGCAGGCAGGTGCAGCGAAGATCGAGATCACGCCGAGCGGGCCCATTTGGATGGCGGGCTACGCGGCACGGACGAAGCCGAGCGAAGGCGCTTCCCCCATCTGGGCGAAGGCCTTGGCGCTACGGGATGCGAAGGGTACAACCGCGGTGATTGTGACGACGGACCTGATTGGTCTGACGCGGGCGATCACCGATGTGGTGTCGGCCAGAGTGATTGAGCAACACAAGCTGGAGCGCAGCCAGATTGTGTTCAATTCCTCGCACACGCACACCGGACCGGTGATCCGGAACAACCTGTCGATCATGGGACCGCAGGTGGAGGCGCAGAGGCTCGTGATTGAGGGGTACGCCAGCAGCCTGACCGAAAAACTGGTGACCGTGATCGGCGCGGCCCTCGGGGATCTGCAGCCTGCGACGTTGGCATTCGACTACGGCGAGGCAGGCTTCGCCGCCAACCGGCGCCAGACGACGGAAAAGGGCGTGGTGATCGGGGTAAACCCGGCGGGTCCGGTCGATCACAAGGTGCCCGTCTTGAGGGTGCTGGCAGCGGACGGCAAGGTGCGCGCGGTGTTGTTTGGATACGCGTGTCACAACACGACGCTGACGGCGGAGTTCTACCAGATCACGGGCGACTATGCGGGGTTTGCTCAAACCGCCGTGGAGAAGGAGTTTCCGGGTGCGGTAGCCCTGTTCATGCAGCTTTGCGCGGGCGATCAGAACCCGAATCCGCGGTCGACGATGGCGTTGGCGGAACAGCACGGAGCCACGCTGGGGACTGAGGTGGCAAGGGTCGTGAGAACTTCAATGAAGCCAGTCAGCGGTCGAATCAAGACTGCCTATCAGACGACGGAGCTGCCTTTCGCGCCGCACACAAGCGACCAGTACACCAGCGAACTGCAGGACAAGAACGTCTTCAAGGCGAGGCGGGCGGCCGCGATGTTAGCCCTCTACAAGGACGGGCGGGAGACGCGAAAGTTGCAGTACCCGGTACAGGTTATCCGCTTCGACCAGGGATTCACCCTGGTGGCGCTGGCCGGCGAAGTGGTGATCGACTATTCGCTATGGGTACAACGCACGTTCCCCAATGAACGTCTGATGGTGGCAGGCTATTCGAACGAAGTTGCCTGCTATATTCCAAGCGCGCGGGTGCTGAGGGAAGGCGGATATGAGGCCGTGGACAGCATGATCTACTACGGGCAACCGGGGCCATTCACGGAAGAGGTGGAGCCGCGGATCCAGGAAGCCGTCACGAAAGCGATGCGGCGGGTGAAATAG
- a CDS encoding carboxypeptidase regulatory-like domain-containing protein, with amino-acid sequence MTLCRSLLTVVLLPLAVYPQAQSNAGSLKGSVLDQSGSGISKAKLTISEPDRGISRTADSTNDGSYFFALVPPGRYQLRVEASGFTTKVLEGVDVRVGDTLSLLIQMVVGGVQQQIEVQADVPVVEGERVQQANTIELARIRNLPINRRNYLDFALLSPATSDTSTMVDGTDYRVAQTPQSGISFGGGNGRGNGFFIDGVENYINSGGVRPSVSQEAVQEFQINRNTASAEFGWAAGGTVNIVTRGGSNELHGNVFGFLRHRSIQARNFFDPQKSGFTRVQAGATLGGALRKDHTFYFLSYERLDRQETAFVPILQDRSAFNAPTGPQQNLLAALNASGSPTLIGLSRALSAALTPSTNAYVTRLFQNNSGTFPFSEGDNTVSARLDHRFSDRHSFYLRGNLSTLRNQNDQFGALVAYNRGRNFELWDGTTMLSDIFVLNNNWVVETRAMFNFSTVFVTPTDGTGPEQNVTGFGYFGREIFLPSRTYERHYQIIQNWNRHSGSHDLKFGVDINPVRDTADTETFFSGRFSFGEAIPLSNVIAGAAGSTAVVQQISQFLQAAGQGSLVPVLGQPVSALQSMALGLPTFYQQGFGNPNWIGWSKRYGFYVQDSWRIRPNLTLSAGLRYDLEVNEKVLGTDRNNFAPRVGFAWSPAGSRDFVIRGGYGIYYTPTNLQVANVADALSGRSINQVFVPITGIPQIVNPQTGRPTTSADIYQSMLRQGILGTRTITPADLLPLGIRVGPGLPLRVEFGSDALRQGYAQQGSFELERALGGWAVSAGYIFNHAIKIARTSGRNLYYTGATNPNGTPVYGRIDPTLLQKNIFTYDGNSNYHAGVLQLQRRMLQNFTLAAHYTWSKAIDDFTDFNSDFSPMDQLCKRCERALSPFHHSHRVVINAVYQSPAHNYLLAGWSLAPIFQANSGRPFNLLAGVDVNGDNYTTNDRPFPAGRDIGRGPSYVSFDLRLSRRFRLGQAEHRTLEFLAEGFNLANHTNFRTVNNTVGAVPLSAVPRPIAGIKGAAPTTPLAFTSAFDPRQFQFGLKLSF; translated from the coding sequence ATGACACTGTGCCGTTCCCTGTTGACGGTAGTCCTTCTGCCGCTCGCCGTCTACCCCCAAGCGCAGAGTAATGCTGGCAGCCTCAAGGGCTCTGTGCTCGATCAGTCCGGCAGCGGCATTTCGAAAGCCAAGCTTACCATCAGCGAGCCGGATCGGGGCATCTCCAGAACCGCCGACTCCACGAACGACGGCTCCTATTTCTTCGCTCTCGTCCCGCCAGGGCGCTACCAGTTGCGCGTCGAGGCTTCCGGTTTCACCACGAAAGTGCTCGAGGGCGTCGATGTCCGTGTCGGAGACACGCTGTCGCTACTCATTCAAATGGTGGTCGGTGGTGTGCAGCAGCAGATCGAGGTCCAGGCCGACGTGCCCGTGGTGGAGGGCGAGCGCGTCCAACAGGCCAACACGATCGAACTCGCCCGCATCCGCAATCTGCCCATCAACCGCCGCAACTACCTCGACTTCGCGCTACTCTCGCCCGCCACCTCAGATACCTCCACCATGGTTGACGGCACCGATTACCGCGTCGCGCAAACTCCTCAATCCGGCATCAGTTTCGGCGGTGGCAACGGGCGCGGCAACGGCTTCTTCATCGATGGAGTCGAGAACTACATCAACTCGGGAGGCGTCCGTCCATCGGTCAGCCAGGAGGCCGTGCAGGAGTTTCAGATCAATCGCAACACCGCTTCCGCGGAGTTCGGTTGGGCCGCCGGCGGCACCGTCAACATCGTTACGCGCGGCGGCAGCAACGAACTGCACGGCAATGTGTTCGGCTTCCTCCGCCACCGCTCCATCCAGGCGCGCAACTTCTTCGACCCCCAGAAGTCGGGCTTCACTCGCGTTCAGGCAGGAGCAACCCTCGGCGGAGCTCTTCGCAAGGACCACACTTTCTACTTCCTCTCCTACGAACGGCTAGACCGCCAGGAGACGGCCTTCGTCCCCATCCTGCAGGACCGCTCCGCTTTCAACGCCCCCACCGGTCCCCAGCAGAATCTACTGGCTGCGCTCAATGCCTCCGGTAGTCCCACCCTCATCGGACTCAGCCGCGCGCTTTCGGCCGCGCTCACCCCGTCGACCAACGCCTACGTCACTCGCCTCTTTCAGAACAACAGCGGCACCTTCCCTTTCAGTGAAGGCGACAACACCGTCTCCGCGCGGCTCGATCACCGCTTCTCAGATCGCCACAGCTTCTACCTGCGCGGCAACCTCTCTACTCTGCGCAACCAGAACGACCAGTTCGGTGCCCTGGTCGCCTACAACCGGGGCCGCAACTTTGAACTCTGGGATGGCACGACCATGCTCAGCGACATCTTCGTCCTCAACAACAATTGGGTGGTCGAGACCCGCGCCATGTTCAACTTCAGCACCGTCTTCGTCACCCCCACCGACGGCACCGGTCCTGAGCAGAACGTCACAGGCTTCGGCTACTTCGGCCGTGAGATCTTCCTCCCTTCGCGCACCTACGAGCGTCACTACCAGATCATTCAGAACTGGAACCGCCATTCCGGCAGCCACGACCTCAAGTTCGGCGTCGATATCAATCCCGTGCGCGACACCGCAGACACCGAGACGTTCTTCAGCGGCCGCTTCAGCTTTGGGGAAGCCATCCCGCTTTCCAACGTGATCGCCGGCGCCGCCGGCAGCACGGCGGTTGTCCAGCAGATCTCTCAGTTTCTCCAGGCCGCCGGCCAGGGCAGCCTTGTCCCGGTCCTCGGCCAACCTGTGAGTGCGCTGCAATCCATGGCGCTCGGCCTGCCCACCTTCTATCAACAGGGCTTCGGCAATCCCAACTGGATCGGCTGGTCCAAGCGCTACGGCTTCTACGTGCAGGACAGTTGGCGCATTCGCCCCAACTTGACCCTCAGCGCAGGGCTTCGCTACGACCTTGAGGTGAACGAAAAGGTGCTCGGCACCGACAGGAACAACTTCGCCCCGCGTGTCGGCTTTGCCTGGAGCCCCGCTGGAAGCCGCGACTTCGTGATCCGTGGAGGATACGGCATCTACTACACGCCCACCAACCTTCAGGTCGCGAACGTGGCCGATGCTCTCTCGGGCCGCTCCATCAATCAGGTGTTCGTACCCATCACCGGCATTCCGCAGATCGTCAATCCCCAGACGGGCCGCCCCACCACGTCGGCGGATATCTACCAGAGCATGCTCAGACAGGGCATCCTCGGGACACGCACCATCACTCCGGCCGACCTTCTGCCTCTGGGCATTCGTGTCGGCCCCGGTCTGCCTCTGCGCGTCGAGTTCGGCAGTGACGCCCTCCGGCAGGGCTACGCTCAGCAGGGCAGTTTCGAGCTAGAACGCGCGCTGGGTGGCTGGGCCGTCTCCGCCGGCTACATCTTCAACCACGCGATCAAGATCGCCCGCACTTCGGGCCGCAACCTCTACTACACGGGAGCCACGAACCCCAACGGTACCCCCGTCTATGGCCGCATCGATCCGACGCTTCTGCAAAAGAACATCTTCACCTACGACGGCAACTCCAACTACCATGCCGGAGTTCTTCAGTTGCAGCGCCGCATGCTGCAGAACTTCACTCTCGCTGCCCACTACACCTGGTCGAAGGCCATCGACGACTTCACGGACTTCAATTCCGACTTCTCTCCGATGGACCAGCTCTGCAAACGTTGCGAACGCGCGCTATCCCCCTTCCACCACTCTCATCGCGTAGTCATCAATGCCGTCTACCAGTCCCCGGCACACAATTACCTTCTCGCTGGCTGGAGCCTCGCGCCCATCTTCCAGGCCAACTCCGGCCGGCCGTTCAATCTGCTGGCTGGGGTCGACGTGAATGGTGACAACTACACCACCAACGACAGGCCGTTCCCTGCCGGCCGTGACATTGGCCGCGGCCCGTCCTATGTTTCGTTCGATCTGCGTCTGTCCCGGCGTTTCCGCCTGGGCCAAGCGGAGCACCGCACTCTGGAGTTCCTGGCCGAGGGCTTCAACCTGGCCAATCACACGAACTTCAGGACGGTGAACAACACCGTCGGCGCCGTGCCTCTCAGTGCAGTGCCGCGACCAATCGCTGGAATCAAAGGCGCCGCGCCGACAACGCCGCTGGCCTTCACCTCAGCCTTTGATCCAAGGCAGTTCCAGTTTGGGTTGAAGTTGAGTTTCTGA
- a CDS encoding phosphoribosyltransferase family protein: MQLIPTEDEVVAVLRETGALRSGHFQYPNGLHSDRYLQVALAMRHYDVAKMLSVALSRKLRAHTDIRAMIGELSVVAPATAGLPVAYGVCEALRAKQVYWAERTEEGGPMRFRPFLEPAPGDKVLLVDGVLRSGRKLTELKALIESKGATVVGLAVVVYQPNPETPSFGSLPFYYLAKLDAMYYWDSAEAAEKSTIGGAVETVWA; this comes from the coding sequence ATGCAACTGATTCCTACTGAAGATGAAGTCGTCGCCGTGTTGCGAGAGACAGGTGCCCTACGTTCGGGCCATTTCCAGTATCCTAACGGACTTCATTCCGACCGATATCTGCAGGTGGCGCTGGCGATGCGCCACTACGACGTGGCGAAGATGCTGAGCGTCGCCCTGAGCCGCAAGCTACGCGCGCATACCGACATTCGGGCAATGATCGGCGAACTGTCGGTGGTGGCGCCTGCAACGGCCGGGCTGCCGGTGGCCTACGGCGTATGCGAAGCGCTGCGGGCGAAGCAAGTGTACTGGGCGGAGCGGACCGAAGAGGGTGGACCCATGCGCTTTCGCCCCTTCCTGGAGCCGGCGCCCGGAGACAAGGTGCTGCTGGTCGACGGTGTTCTGCGCAGCGGGCGCAAGTTGACCGAACTGAAGGCGCTGATCGAATCGAAGGGCGCAACGGTAGTGGGGTTGGCCGTGGTGGTGTACCAACCCAATCCGGAGACACCGAGTTTCGGGAGCCTTCCTTTCTACTATCTGGCGAAGCTTGACGCGATGTACTACTGGGACTCGGCCGAAGCTGCAGAGAAAAGCACAATCGGCGGGGCTGTGGAGACGGTTTGGGCGTAG
- a CDS encoding L,D-transpeptidase family protein: MTRRVAIQCWFSGLLALPFRLRAGEQADRVLINKARREMLLLKSGKVLKTYRVALGQQPVGPKVQEGDMRTPEGLYRIDGRYAKSQFHRALHISYPSAADRARAQRLGVKPGSAILIHGLPNGQGSVGKDHVKSDWTWGCIAVTDEEIEEIWRMVPDGAVVEIRP; encoded by the coding sequence ATGACACGCCGGGTTGCGATCCAATGCTGGTTCAGTGGCCTGTTGGCTCTGCCTTTCCGCCTGCGCGCGGGGGAACAGGCCGACCGCGTCCTGATCAACAAAGCCCGCCGCGAGATGCTGCTCCTTAAGAGTGGCAAGGTGCTCAAAACCTATCGGGTGGCATTGGGCCAGCAACCGGTGGGGCCGAAGGTCCAGGAGGGCGACATGCGCACTCCGGAAGGCTTGTACCGAATCGACGGCCGCTACGCCAAAAGCCAGTTTCACAGGGCACTGCACATCTCCTACCCGAGCGCGGCCGACCGTGCGCGCGCGCAGCGGCTCGGCGTCAAGCCCGGGAGCGCCATTTTGATTCACGGCCTTCCGAACGGGCAGGGTTCGGTCGGCAAGGATCATGTGAAGAGTGACTGGACCTGGGGCTGCATCGCTGTGACCGACGAAGAGATCGAGGAGATTTGGCGAATGGTTCCTGACGGTGCTGTGGTGGAGATACGGCCGTAG
- a CDS encoding GNAT family N-acetyltransferase, with the protein MAETTDHDTFADAVREGRLWVALSGNRPVGFALVKMIGSGLPHLEEIDVDPPHGRRGLGTALVRTVCDWAAASGSATLTLTTFRAVPWNLPFYARLGFVEVPFSTLSPELAAIVAEEAHRGLDPATRAVMAYQCGQPLPVSTR; encoded by the coding sequence TTGGCGGAGACGACTGATCACGATACCTTCGCCGACGCCGTTCGCGAGGGGCGTCTCTGGGTGGCTTTGTCCGGTAACAGACCGGTGGGCTTCGCCTTGGTGAAGATGATTGGTTCCGGCTTGCCCCATCTGGAAGAGATTGACGTCGACCCTCCTCACGGCCGTCGCGGCCTGGGCACGGCGCTGGTTCGCACGGTTTGCGATTGGGCGGCTGCCTCCGGATCCGCGACGCTCACCCTGACGACATTTCGCGCCGTACCCTGGAATCTGCCGTTCTACGCGCGGCTCGGCTTTGTGGAAGTCCCATTTAGTACGTTGAGCCCCGAGTTGGCGGCTATCGTAGCGGAGGAAGCTCATCGCGGCCTCGATCCCGCTACGCGAGCCGTTATGGCGTATCAGTGCGGACAGCCCCTGCCCGTGTCCACGCGCTAA